In Solanum lycopersicum chromosome 5, SLM_r2.1, the following are encoded in one genomic region:
- the LOC138348862 gene encoding uncharacterized protein yields MSCHKLNEQNEVGDDEGEEYEEENEVQEYVAEEFRQYEKQHKPNFEERDCESLRPTRPQRFSRRSIELDLSKIKAIQKLRPTKIKKKAVSFLGRLNYISWFIAQSTVVYEPIFKLLKKDSLTKWSEECQTTFDAIKNYSSNPLLLVSP; encoded by the exons ATGTCATGTCACAAactgaatgaacaaaatgaggtAGGTGATGACGAGGGTGAAGAATACGAAGAGGAAAATGAGGTACAAGAATATGTTGCTGAGGAATTTCGGCAGTATGAAAAGCAACATAAGCCAAATTTTGAAGAAAGAGACTGTGAATCTTTGAGACCAACAAGGCCTCAAAGAT TCAGCAGAAGGAGTATTGAGCTTGATCTTTCAAAGATTAAGGCCATTCAAAAGCTACGTCCTACGAAGATTAAGAAGAAAGCGGTGAGTTTTTTAGGAAGGTTGAATTACATTAGTTGGTTCATAGCTCAATCTACTGTGGTGTATGAGCCTATCTTCAAGCTGTTGAAGAAAGATTCTCTGACTAAGTGGAGTGAAGAGTGTCAGACTACTTTCGATGCTATCAAGAACTATTCATCCAATCCACTACTGTTGGTTTCTCCGTGA